CTGATGGGCCTGCTTGGGTCGAAGTTTCTTGCGACGGGACCGGCCGAGACGGCGATCTCAAAAAAGGCCTGGCCTGGCCGGATCCGCGCTTTACGGACAACGGCAACGGCACGGTCACAGACAACCTGACGGAGTTGGTGTGGTTGAAAAACGCTAATTGTGCTGGTGTAAATCGGGACTGGTCGACCGCCTTGTCGGATATCACTTCCCTCAACACAGATGGGAGAATGAACGGGAATAGCTGCGGTGATACAAGTAATGGCGGAGTTCACCAAACTAACTGGCGGCTCCCCAATATTCGCGAATTGCTCAGCCTGATTGACTATGGTCGAGCCTCCCCTGCGCTGCCATCCGGCCGTCCCTTCCAGAACTTTCCCAGCCCCGCTTTATACTGGTCCAGCACGACCAGGGCGGGCGATAAGGTAGTTGCCCCATGAAATCCATGACCACATCCTGTCGGACGGTATTCCGCCGCCTTGCGGTCGCAACCGTCACGCTTTGCATCTGCCTCTGGGCCGGACTGGCCCTGGGGCAGGGGATCGACCCGACCCATAGATTCGCCTGGAGCGAGAACACGGGCTGGCAGAACTTCAAGTCGACCCATGGCGAAGTGTCGGTGTACGCAACGCACCTGGAGGGCCATGTCTGGGGCGAGAACATCGGCTGGATTCGGCTGGGATCGTATACCGGCGGTGGCACCCACACCTACGGCAACACGAACCAGACCAATTTCGGCGTAAACCGCACCGGCAATCAGCTCTCCGGCTACGCCTGGGGCGAGAACATCGGCTGGATCAGCTTCGGCTCGTCGGTCCACCATGCCGGCGTCCAGATCGACCCGGCCACGGGTGATTTCAGCGGCTTCGCCTGGGGGGAGAACATCGGGTGGATCAAGTTCGCGGGTACTGCCGTGGACAGCACGGCGTACAAGGTGAAACTGGCGGACACCGCCCCCACCGTCACCACCCAGGCCGCAACCAGCGTGACCACGTCCACGGCCACGGGCAACGGGAACATCACCAACCTGGGCCTGCCCAACCCCACGGCTCACGGCGTGTGCTGGTCCACCACGGCCAACCCGACCACGGCCGACTCCAAGACCGACAAGGGCGCGGCCGCGGCCACGGGCGCA
The Deltaproteobacteria bacterium genome window above contains:
- a CDS encoding DUF1566 domain-containing protein, producing the protein MVQPRQRGGHSLQEIYEKLERIDNKVEPQGFVYIPRTGQAICWDPDGPAWVEVSCDGTGRDGDLKKGLAWPDPRFTDNGNGTVTDNLTELVWLKNANCAGVNRDWSTALSDITSLNTDGRMNGNSCGDTSNGGVHQTNWRLPNIRELLSLIDYGRASPALPSGRPFQNFPSPALYWSSTTRAGDKVVAP